The window TTCCTGCCCGTTTTCGGGCTCTGCTTCCaggtttttttcctcccccgtTGCTCTCGCAAAAATTTGAGCTATAAATCGTCGTTGCTCTCTCTTTTGAGCTATGGGACGAGGCAATAAACTGAAGACTGGTATTCCATAACCTATAATTCTTGACTGGAACGACTTGGCAGTTGACGGACGATTTTGCTGTTTACAACTCCTACGCTACCTTTCCTCTTCCCATTGGACGACCGCTAGGGAATttctctgaaatattacaccgaagctggaattaatctttaAGTACTTGTTTACGTGAACGCTTGGTTCCTGTGTGCTTCAGCGTGTGCGTGTCTATTGTGATTGCGATTTATGCGGTGTATTAGTATCTACACGACCTTCTACCACGTCTCTGTGACATTTCTCTCAGCTTGTATTTTTGTTACTCTCATTACACCAAATCGGTTGCATGTCTGATACTTGCTTTAAGACCAAACGGCTTGTAGCCGGTGAAAAACTCAAGTGTGTAGACTGCTCAAAAAGTTTTCATCCAGGGTGTTACAGATACTATACGAGTAGTAGAAACTCTAGTCTTTGTTGCTATAAAAATCTTGGTAACACGCCATCGAGTAGTTCTCAAAATATCAGAGAGCAGTTGACTTGTATTGTTGATACACCTGTCATGTCTCAATCGGGCAAAACTCTAGACTCGATAGCAGCTCttctaaataaaaatgttgaaacactTAATGCTTTCATTAACTGTCAAAATACATTTAATTCTAATGTGGCATCTAAACTTAATACCatggaaaatattgtcaaaacAGTGAGTAATCAAGGTGATAGAATAGCACAATTAGAGGCCAGCAACGTGTTAGTAACTAGGGAAATTGATTCTTTACGAGATTCACTAGCCAATACACCTGTCGACTCCTCTGCCCAGATCACCATTGCTGGTATACCATTTACAGTTACTGATAATCCGTTAGAAGTTGTTACTAAGGTTCTGACTGTACTCGGTGTCCCTGAACTTGCTTCTGACATACTTGACATTCGCTTAATCACCCGCAGATCTCCGTCGAGCCAAAATCCTGAGCAGGATAACACTAGAGAGGCATCAAAATCATTTATCGTTTTCTTTAAATCCTCTCAGATTAGCAGCCATATTATAAGGAAAAAGCGTCCGTATGGCACATTAGCGGTTAGAGATGTTTTTGCGTGTGATAAACTCGGTAATATTTTTGTCAACGAGTTTCTTCACCCTAACACGTATAATTTGTTGCGCAAAACTAAGAAGATCGCGTCTgacaaaaattgcaaatatgtATGGTCTAGGGAGGGTCAGATCTACGCACGTAAGCAAGATGGATCTCAGCTTATTCGTATCACCTCGGAGGCTGATCTTGACAAGTTAGGTTGATTAACTCATGTACAGAACTCTCGAAAAGCAGTGACATTGCACGATAGTTCTATGTACTTGAAAATCTGTCAATTTAATGCAAACTTGTTATTGGTCCATATAGATTACATCAAATCATATCTTagcgaatatttttattattttatttccatatCTGAAGCATGGCTCAAGCCTGTAATTTCTAATGATCTTGTCAAGATTCCgaactattttattattcgtcaTGATAGAATAGGAAAGGGATGTGGAGGTGTTGCGTGTTATATTCATGAGTTACTGAAAGCCAATCTATCATTAAATTACCTGAAGTAATAGTATTGCGTAGTGCGagttcatttttgttttatttcatcttgCTTATTTGattgtgtttttcatttaatctACTCACTTTACTTTAATCTAtctaaattttatcattttatatttttatattacattttattttattttattttatcttattttattttattttattgtatattatattatgttttatttttttttttattttgcttttatacttatatacttttataatacacttttcgcaaaaattaagggaacaacaaaattttcgcaaatttttggtgattttcaacaggctgtatGTTCGCTCTTTGGGAGCTTGTAGTTCGACCGAGCCGCTTGGAAGGTGTGAGTCGCTTGAAATCAAAGATGAGTTGTGGTGTtgagtttattttatacttattatttattctatttacatatatacagttaTTTGCATGGTTGCCAAGTGACACATGGGGTAGACTTAGTGTAAAAACAATGTGGTGGAGGCTTCAGTGTAGATGTTGGTCGTCTAAGGGGTTCGGTTACAGTCCTGGGTGGCGGAGTGTATCTGCTTTCTGGTGAACTGGGAGGCGTTGGGGGACGGCGGTTCTCAGTTGGTTTTACCGGAGACTCCCACTCGCTGTCTGTCGTCTGGGTGGCAATTGTCGCAAAAGAACGCTGCGGCTCAGGAAACGGTGATACGGGAGGTGGGATGCGCCGGTAATAGCTCGGAGAGGTTAAGCGTGCTCGGCGTACATCCCACAAGGAAAGAAGTACGGCTGGTGGTCTGGTCAGTGGTCGTGCGGGAACGTCGATTGGATGTAGAGTCCAAGGGACTGGCGGGTTGGATGCAGTTGATCTTGTTTGTTCGCTGGCCGAAGCCAGATAAAAAGAGTCCGTCATACAACGTCGTGTAGTCAGGTCTGTCGTGAAGTCAGTCAGCTGTCGCAGAGTCAGTCAGTCGTTGTAGCGTCGATGGGCTGGAGCGGTGTCGTTGAAGCGTCAGAGTCAGTTGGGTGCGTCAGAAGCGTTGAACCCGAAGTGTCCTGCCGATTGATCTGATCGGTCGTCTCTTACTCCAGCCTCGGTGGATCTTTGATAGCGGGAGACCACGTTCGGTGATTACGCAACGCGCTCGGCTGCGTGGGTGGCGTGAGCGGCGTGCGTGACGTCACACTTTCTTCTGGGTCGCGTGATTGGAAAGCACGCGAGGCTGGTTGCCTCGCGTAAGTTGGAAGGCGCGCGACCAACGAGTTGTGTTCACAACGTTGTTGTGAACactgtatttcagtgaaaaatggtcgtacaagaaataaaaaaacaaagcttttgaagcttgaagattctagtttttgaattttttggttaaaaatttttcgaagcactatCAGCCATACAATCCTTGGAtaaagcacgaagaaaaaattttcaaaattttttgcatttttttttcgctctacgggcatggaaaaatttttccaagctaATCAATGCATATGTCgcatagcctgtttattcagcttcaatatgctttttttcaaaccgcgatacgaccatttttcttcgagatatcgaattttgaatgccaaaggatcctttttcactcaactgccgATATCTCTGGAATGACTGATCGCACAGCGAGCCGAAGGGCAGTTCCTTTTTCtgcaaaaaatttcctacaaaaatctgtcaaggttgatgtcaaaaaaaatttttttccacctgtagcgttaacgtgaaaaaagagcaaaaaaatgccattttgccttttttttggataatcgactgtatcttcgtcaatattggggGAAAAGCttaggttagaagaaaattttacagcctaatgtaccccaaaggtccctctaaatcggtagatcgatcggtttagcggttttcctggaccgattgattgaaattttgacaaaattaagggaacaaggtttttgtttcttgaggaattttttggataatcgactgtatcttcgtcaatattggggggaaagcttaggttagaagaaaattttacagcctaatgtaccccaaaggtccctctaaatcggtagatcgatcggtttagcggttttcctggaccgattgattgaaattttgacaaaattaagaGAACAAGGTTCCTTAAGAAACAAAATCCTTGTTcccttgattttttcaaaatttcaataaatcggtccaggaaaaccgctgaaccgatcgatctaccGATTAAGGGGGACCTTTGGGGTACATTAGgctgcaaaaattttcttctaacctaagctttccccccaatattgacgaagatacagtcgattatccaaaaaattcctcaagaaacaaaaaccttgttcccttaattttttcaaaatttcaatcaattggtccaggaaaaccgctgaaccgatcgatctaTCGATTAAGGGGGACCTTTGGGGTAcattaggctgtaaaattttcttctaacctaagctttccccccaatattgacgaagatacagtcgattatccaaaaaaaggcacaatggcatttttttgctcttttttcacgttaatgctacaggtggaaaaaaattttttttgacatcaaccTTGACAGATTTctgtaggaaattttctgcagaaaaagaaactgcccttCGGCTTGCTGTGCGACCAGTAATTCCAGAGATATcggcagttgagtgaaaaaggatcctttggcattcaaaattcgatatctcgaagacaaatggtcgtatcgaggtttaaaaaaaagcatcttgAAGCTAAATAAACAGGCTATGCGACGTATGCATTGGTTtagcttggaaaaattttttcatgcccgtagagcgaaaaaaaaatgcaaaaaattttgaaaattttttcttcgtgctttatccaaggattgcatggctaatagtgcttcgaagaatttttaactaaaaaattcaaaaactagagtcttaaagcttcaaaagcttggtttttttatttcttgtacgaccatttttcactgaaatacagcctgttgaaaatcattaaaaaattgcgaaaattttgtcgttcccttaatttttgcgaaaagTGTACTTTTCCTACACTGTAGTTTTTCTCTTGCCCCAAATTTTCTAGGGCATAATAAAacatctatctatctatctccatctccctctccctctccctccctccctccctccctccctccctccctccctccctccctccctccctccctccctccctccctcccgccctctctccctctgtctctctctctcgctctctctctcttgcagttggtctgcgtgagccacctgggctcgtaccttattctctactatttcttatcttatcactttctatttcttattgcaagtaacttcgcggcTGGTTGACtcttacttacgcattgttagTGACTATTGCGTTATTTTACTATCTCTTTCTTCTAGAATACCTAAATatctaatatcgctgtataGCAGCGTGTTCTGTTAAATTGTCAATTCTTATCTTGGCTATTGAGCGTTACTATTTCATTATACTTCTTCTGATTAATTCATAACTGTTTCTTTACTTATTatctttgattaatttatcttagtgagtgtaccgAGTGAGCGATCTTACATCGCCGCGCGGTCCCGCTCGCCGTTCTTTTGACTTTGGAGTATTGCGCCGTATCgaataacatctttttcattattttcttcgctaataccgctgatcgtagttgtccgtagtctcttTGGTTTGTTGTATGTCGCATATTAATTCTCTTGAGTATTATTTGTCTTAATCCCGAAATTATCTTTTACCGTACCGAAgattatctctctttcttctcgcACTTACCAAaaactagagactacgtattatctgttagtttctatattttataataattctctaCTTGATCTGTTTCCTCGAATTTACCtcgtaattaataattccCTGCCTCTGTTATATCTCTGataattctggtaatgtgataattattacaatttttgtgtTTCGCATGTTtcttataatcgcttctcgtATTTTATGGTTTTCTTGATCaatgcttaatttaagtaccgtATATCTTTTCCTGTTCTGCCTATTCAttataaaaccgtgttaattaTTACCTCGAATCATAGTATCGCGAGACTACGCATATCTCTTGTTTATTCTGAAAACGTTCTGTTATTTGTTAAATCTCTCGCCTAACTTTGCTCTggctgtaaattaattatctcaCCTATCTCATTTGTATCTCAATCTCTTTAGTTGTTTGCTTGTTATTAGGATTCATCGCTTCTTAGCCAATATGTTCGATACTATTTCTGCTTCACtagtttcttattttatctattggattcaaCCCCTCCCCtttaccattatcttgtctatactgagcaagctgtgcaaaaccgtcgtagaacctgatcTTGTCTTTAtctatatctttttctctaattatctattttctgacgcatgtgcgtttggcgcccaacaatcatatctttctcttttattatctCTCAATATCTAATTATTCAAGTTAGTAACTGcaccgtagggtaaccaatctCATCTCACTTATTCTTTAACCTTCAcacacaaaaataatattgtttacaacacatatgtatatcaaaCAATACagtgttcaatattttttcatcctgaCCTTATTACACGTGAGTTATTCTGCAGTACGTGTAGTTGACTTTCTTCTATAACtaagtttttcaatattttttatttttttcctattcaTACGTTATATCATGTGTATTGATAgaaaattatatgtatgtatacattgtgacgtggtatttcgtaccccgtccctttgtttaattatcgcattcccctaagtgcagatatcgctaaaaataacgaaagcacgtctgaggccaatactccagaaatgaacgactaattatctttaagttgaattctctttactaagctaattgtatgctattttctaattctgtaatgctctacgagaaccatccgcgagaccttcgcgtcaagatacaaggacactgcctgacaggggtcacgtaccagctcaacatcgaccaccaccgactacagacgaacgaataccgctgaaaccactcccgatggatgcctatctagttgtcgaacagggtcgtgcgtgatgcacaaacagcacctccaactatttgagacttatcggccaggagccgaaccacgaatgaacgcttctaccgctcggatgcatcgttaggcggcgtacagggctgtgcgtcaaaaacacaacaaagcctcccgtcgacgatacttttcagcctggagctgaaccgaccctaacatctactaagtcgttgactatccaatagaGGACGGTTTTCTCCTCACGAACCGTCCTATcaaaggactgcggcgtggaattggctaatgatatgctgaccacgtggatctggtggatctagtgtggggatccgggctgagggccatcaccaccagatcgttccggcatgagagcttcaatgagcgagggccgggatgcagcgccgacgaaatagctacaacagggagtaccagtaaagcaaagagtgagttacagtcggtcgcaagtccgaaggaccggtgacgtactattgccgcacacctcaatatcgcaacacatgagcagtacgaccccccccccccccccccctctcagCAACGATACCGAATagctgaaggaaaacatctctaaccaccttccgacgtcccgatacctcgatacctgtcgtcgagggaaaagaaaaacaagcggcgagggattatcgccgcctacccGTGGACCAGGCCTACGCGACCCGCTGGTCCAATtaaaataccgcaaatttgaggaagaatcacgtgacagcagctcgacgaaaatcaggatcatcgctcatctcgtcactctacgttcagttactGATAACAGCAGACGTGCTTTTAGTAACCGCTCTTTTAGTAACTCTACTGCCAGTTTTGCATTTGATTAATCCTACCTTCAGCTTCCGTGAATCGTACTAGTGTTCCTGTCATCGCTAATTACCGCTACCTTATCGCATTCTCTCGCAACTGTTATATCTTCctttacgtaagtgaggttccttttctattttgtgaagccacgagattacttgcaatatatcgtacctttacctttatctctttctctctttaccttgcagttggtctgcttgagccaattgggctcgtatcttttctctttatcttgcagttggtctgcttgagccacctgggctcgtaccttattctctcttatctcttatcttgtccgtttctctgtcttattgcaagtaacttcgcgactggttgactattacttacgcattgtagtgactattgctttattttattatctttctcttctggaatatttgactgtctaatatcgctgtctagcagcgcgttccgttgaaggatcaatttttatcttagctattgagcattgctattttgttatattttctctgattagttatATCTGTTTCTTTACCTATTAccgttgattatcgtatcttagtgagtgtaccgcagaagcgatcttacatcgctgcgcggtcccgctcgtcgttcatttgacattggagtattgtgccgtatcgcataacatctttttcattattttcttcgctaagaTCGCTTATCGTAGCTGTCCGCAGTCTCtttggtttgccgtacgttgcatattaattatcttgaatattgtttgtcttatcttgaatctctctttttctcgcacttaccgcaaactagaggctacgtattatctgttattctctatatcttatgataattttctacttgACCTGCCGCTTGAATTCActttgtaattcataattccctgtctgcctatttctgatcattctggtaatgtgataactattacaattgttgtatttcgcatgtgtttataatcgcttctcatattttatgatttatttgcttaccgcttaatttaagtacattgtatcttttctgttctgcctatctatcttaaaaccgtgttaatcattaccgttagtatcgcgagcttgcgcatatttcccgcttattcggaaaacgttccgttatttgttaactctctcgcttaacctttctctggctgtaaatattgttaattatcgcatttatcgtaattgtatcTTAACctcttcagctacttgcttgtcatTAAACCTATCGCTTCTtacttaatatatttgatattattcctgcttcacctgtttcttattttatctattggattcgactccgcccctctaccattaccTTGTCTATCTGAgcaaactgtgcaaaaccgccgtagaacctgaccttatctttatctattacctttacctttacctttgtctttttctctaattatctatttttgacgcatgtgcgtctggcgcccaacgatcgtatctttctctcttattaCCTCTTTCTCTATCTAAGTCTTCAGGTTAGTGACTgtgccgtagggtaaccaattatcgttatatcgtttTACCTTCaaacttataaaaatattggttacaaCATATATGGTGGCGCGAATCCAGACTTCtgatttgggggggggggggggggggggcacgGAGTACAGGTGAACCGAATTAGTCCAACGTTTTCAAGAACTCAGATATAGTTTAATATCAAACATATAATGGTATAATGGGCATTTTTAGTGAGCTTGGGTACATACAATAACCAAAACTCATAGCTCACATATTTCATCGCTATTCTTCCAATCCATGGGTATACTTAGATTCGCCAAAGAATGCCTACAGTTACAGAACGAATTCAAGACATCTTTTGGTGCACTTAGCAAATTTTGTAATGACAGCGTCGATATCGAGGTCAATGTCTCGATGGATGTACGGTAAAGCGAGCCCAGTGAGCCGCTGCTCTTCCATAGTTGCCTGAGCCAAGTCTTGACACGGCGGAGAGTTGAAAACGTACGCTTCGTAGTCGATACACTAACTGACAATGTAGCTAGAATTCTGAGAAATGTGTTGATAGAAGGGTATAGATCTGTGTCTTACGATTCTACAATCTGTATCAAATTATTGTGAATCGCAACACTGCTCCCGACTTCGCGTTTCCATTTGGCAATCCACAGTTGAAACTCCGTCAAGACAGAGGAGACAGGAGCATCTAGGAGTGGTTTGTATTGTAGCGTGGCAtttcggttaggcctgcccgttacaagagactccctgaaccctgggcgggATCCAGGAATCAGGGTTtcgaaaatcgagtcgcgaaataatcctagagagcgccagaactggagtcacgcacccgggcttcgacagggacgaaatagcgCATTACGAACAAGATATtacaggcttttgtttttttttattttttttttcgagtacaCCGGCTACCAGCCCGcgaccaactccgacgccgaggatatttcgaggcaaggcgaaaccgcggagatctcgcgggaaggataccaaggctgcggagggggagacAACGCAGATCCTTGCaacgcgggaatccaaggcgaacgcgattcccgctggcggctggcgcgccgcagcctccccgctcaccccgcctaCAACCGACCGAGGCAACCGCGAGGGACtagctagcgacgagggagcaccaccccgcccaaccccaggaccccgtagagctgcgcgggagacgacatcgcgatctagccttaagttctgcgccgcgtagcgatgacaggtgcgcggcaagttgcgcaattcccaaaatcgatgacagatcgatcgttgcgcattcttagggggATGACGTCACGGAAGATTAgcgtgacgagatcggcgttgcggccGATCGGCCATCGgagatcactctagttctggcggttaACTGCAACGGTTATCCCGTTGACTTGGTGCTTGAGTTCCGTTTCTTCTTTTGAGTAGAAGGGTGAAGTGTTGTTGCGAGGCCCGATGGACGGACACGGTCACGAGGGAGTTGGAGAATTTGTGGCGTGGATGTGGATCGGTAAGCGCCGCCAATATTCTTGCGAGAGAATTTCGAGGAATAATAAATGAAGGCTAGCCGAGGAACGGATAGCCATTGAGGATTTGCATTCACGAAAtcactcgaaattttttaGCCGATAAAtctgcttggtgaccgtagcctgagttgcgcgtactAACGTAGAGCCACAGTTGAGCGACCGAGAAGGTCAAATAGAGTCCCGGGTTTGAGTCGCGGCAAGACTACTGTAATTTGAGTGCAACCAAATTCCGTTGCACGGGGTCACGTCAAATCAGTACGATACATTCTCATctctcgtgtaggtcgcgagcTGTCGAAAGGGGAGCGTTCGAACTCGCGAACCGCATCCCGACGTCGCGGAGAAAGTTGAGCTCGGGTGCATGTTAGTAAGAGTATTCTTTTGTAGAGGATAGTCGTGGGGGACGCGACGATCCTCTCTTCCGTTTGGACTTTGGTATTATTAGTTAGTATTAAGGTGGCGATCAGCGCCCGTAGTCAtaagcaattttatttctttcgctTGATTTATTATCGATCGCGGACAGCGTCGACTGAGGGGTCGGTTCCGTTTCCGTCGAGGAGTTCAttattaagttggcgattagcgccATTCTGTAGAGGACGATCACGGGCAGCGCGTCGGGtcctattttgtttttggatttttttttttgtaaattagcGGTTATGGTTAGGAcagcgactagcgcacgtaggctgTAGAGGTCTTCTAGatctattcattttttttattattattttttttgctcttccttttttttttggttaaagCTTAGCGTTTGTGTTTGGAATCGCGAGGAAGAACTTTCgcagtattgttattatttttaattttttttgtattatcgctatCTGGAAATGTATTGTCTAATTTCATTACTGCTTTGTGAAATAACTTGTTGGCGTACGTGTGacgtatctctctctaccctAAAATTACCCCTCTCCTCTCCGCGGTAGTGAGCTaccgagtatatggtcgcggtatatcgtattaccgatttcgaggcgtgttgatcacgccaggctCCCAACGAATTTCGCGGTATTGTTTCAGGttcagggtacatcgtggacgccgatttattgtgcacgcggtaagttctcggtcattttctccgagtgaccgaggagcgggaaaaatccacgtcacagtaTATATTCGCGGCTTTGCGCACAGCTATGAGATCTTCTTCTGCATACGTTGTACGAGGCAAGAAAACTCTCAGATTGAAAAGATTCATTACATCAGGGCTGTCAAGGATGGCATTTGAAATTAATGGTTTGAGTCCACTCTTggtttattttctcattttaatatattttatttcaatacttaTCTGGTTAACAAAAGAGGAATAGAAATAAGGCGTGTGTTTCGTCGCTTTCGTGCTTCGCAACTGCTCGCTCTTGCCCCAGTTTACCTCCCCCCACCTTTGTCCTTGTTTTCGTCCGCGAGAGCGCTCTCTCGACAATACGGCTAGTCGATAAATTACGATTTGCGCGCCACACTTGAAATATACGAAATAATATAAACTGCGCGCAAACAAGGGGAGAGCCTTTCTCTTAGATCGGAGATGATATTGTCTGGGAGAGGGACGTATGTTGCTCTCTGGAAATACTCTTTAGTGGACTGACCTGGCTGATGATTCTCTCGATGTATCTGCCGTGAAACAGTACGCGGTGCCTTCAGCTCTATATCCAATTGTGCAGCAAGCTCTTGCGCTTCGGAAAACAGTTGCCTGAAAACAGATTCAGCTTCCTGTCTCTTCTGCTCTAAGACGCTCATGGTATCTTTCATGGCATCTGTTGCTCTTTTCAAGTCTATAGACGATGTTTGAACAAAGCGGCTGAATGACACAGTTGTCCCTGAAACGTGATGGATAAAAGTAAGTGAAAATAAAGCTCTGAATAGTGCTGAGCGCTGTTACTGCGGAAGGAACTAAAAAATAACTCTCACCCAATACGTGACTCAGGCAAATAGAAGAGATAATGAACTCCGGACTGCGCAAAGCTTGTTGATGGCATTGAGCATCAGATGCAGTTTTACTATCTTTCCACAATGAAATTTGGTCGACAGCATCACATATTTTCACCAATGTGTCACTCCGAAACTGTAGGTACCCGTCGTGCCTTTCAACCCAACGCGTCTCGCAGATCCCCTAAAGTGCAGTTCCGCCAAGTGCTTCTTGAAAGACTTTATGTCTCCTTGCCATGAACATACTGGAATGGTACAACGCACCATCATCCCTGTGACTACGCAAAGGAATATTTTGACAACCACAGAATATCATGCTGTTCATAATTGGTCACAAACGCTTTCGATTTTCCTTAACCCTTAGCGGCACACATTTTTCCTCACTTACtatcgacttgaaattttgtactCGAGGGCTTTTGGAGTCGCTGATTATGAACCTGCac is drawn from Neodiprion fabricii isolate iyNeoFabr1 chromosome 3, iyNeoFabr1.1, whole genome shotgun sequence and contains these coding sequences:
- the LOC124178236 gene encoding uncharacterized protein LOC124178236 codes for the protein MSQSGKTLDSIAALLNKNVETLNAFINCQNTFNSNVASKLNTMENIVKTVSNQGDRIAQLEASNVLVTREIDSLRDSLANTPVDSSAQITIAGIPFTVTDNPLEVVTKVLTVLGVPELASDILDIRLITRRSPSSQNPEQDNTREASKSFIVFFKSSQISSHIIRKKRPYGTLAVRDVFACDKLGNIFVNEFLHPNTYNLLRKTKKIASDKNCKYVWSREGQIYARKQDGSQLIRITSEADLDKLG